The Silurus meridionalis isolate SWU-2019-XX chromosome 16, ASM1480568v1, whole genome shotgun sequence genome has a segment encoding these proteins:
- the LOC124399308 gene encoding polymeric immunoglobulin receptor-like isoform X1 → MKILLIFTLCLVSGPVTCSDVIGYSGGSVIIFSNINWYTHDSKYICKVKENDCSDIIRADTKRSKVQDGRFKLYSNTNDLFLVLIRKLKPQDAGTYRFGLGNQNNSTVNLKVYNSAFCGVPKILNAYLGQNITITCKYPGEYESNNKYIDSVDDNNLIKNILNTNTNSQNGRFSITDDKSAKVLSVNISNVTETDEVFYLLGVWNGDGAVRYYTYFAEIQLHIKGSSTTIQPTTTGSNMMTSSSQTEIQSTMCFSSSAFISVCVCMALLLIGGFALMIYKLRCQKTQGSRPSSRRHPEAFNKAHSDPGNNQADYECLDPETQLTPVYDTIQV, encoded by the exons ATGAAGATCCTCCTCATTTTTACCCTCTGCCTGGTCTCAG GTCCAGTAACCTGCTCTGATGTGATCGGTTACTCAGGAGGCAGCGTCATTATATTCTCTAATATAAACTGGTACACACATGatagtaaatatatttgtaaggTGAAAGAAAATGACTGCAGTGATATAATACGTGCCGACACCAAACGCAGCAAAGTTCAAGATGGAAGATTCAAGTTGTACTCAAACACAAACGATCTCTTCTTAGTATTGATCAGAAAGCTGAAGCCACAGGATGCAGGAACTTACAGATTTGGATTGGGGAATCAGAACAACTCTACTGTGAACCTAAAAGTGTATAATA GTGCATTTTGTGGGGTGCCAAAAATACTGAATGCTTATCTTGGGCAGAATATAACCATCACCTGTAAATATCCGGGGGAGTATGAAAGTAACAACAAATATATTGACTCAGTGGACGataacaatttaattaaaaacattcttaacactaacacaaaTTCTCAGAACGGCAGATTCTCCATTACTGATGACAAAAGTGCTAAAGTTCTCAGCGTGAACATCAGCAATGTGACAGAAACTgatgaagtattttatttacttgGCGTGTGGAATGGAGACGGGGCAGTCAGATATTATACCTACTTTGCAGAGATTCAGCTTCACATTAAAG gaTCAAGTACAACTATTCAACCAACAACAACAGGGTCCaacatgatgacatcatcatcacagaCAGAAATCCAGTCTACAATGTGTTTCA gTTCCTCTGCCTTCATCagcgtgtgtgtctgtatggCTTTGCTGCTGATTGGAGGATTTGCCCTGATGATCTACAAACTGAGATGCCAGAAAACGCaag GTTCAAGACCTTCATCCAGGAGACACCCTGAGGCCTTTAACAAa GCTCATTCTGATCCTGGGAATAATCAGGCTGATTATGAGTGTCTGGATCCAGAAACACAGCTCACCCCTGTTTATGACACTATTCAGGTTTAA
- the LOC124399308 gene encoding uncharacterized protein LOC124399308 isoform X2, which translates to MKNGRFSITDDKSAKVLSVNISNVTETDEVFYLLGVWNGDGAVRYYTYFAEIQLHIKGSSTTIQPTTTGSNMMTSSSQTEIQSTMCFSSSAFISVCVCMALLLIGGFALMIYKLRCQKTQGSRPSSRRHPEAFNKAHSDPGNNQADYECLDPETQLTPVYDTIQV; encoded by the exons ATGAAA AACGGCAGATTCTCCATTACTGATGACAAAAGTGCTAAAGTTCTCAGCGTGAACATCAGCAATGTGACAGAAACTgatgaagtattttatttacttgGCGTGTGGAATGGAGACGGGGCAGTCAGATATTATACCTACTTTGCAGAGATTCAGCTTCACATTAAAG gaTCAAGTACAACTATTCAACCAACAACAACAGGGTCCaacatgatgacatcatcatcacagaCAGAAATCCAGTCTACAATGTGTTTCA gTTCCTCTGCCTTCATCagcgtgtgtgtctgtatggCTTTGCTGCTGATTGGAGGATTTGCCCTGATGATCTACAAACTGAGATGCCAGAAAACGCaag GTTCAAGACCTTCATCCAGGAGACACCCTGAGGCCTTTAACAAa GCTCATTCTGATCCTGGGAATAATCAGGCTGATTATGAGTGTCTGGATCCAGAAACACAGCTCACCCCTGTTTATGACACTATTCAGGTTTAA